One genomic segment of Pseudonocardia sp. T1-2H includes these proteins:
- a CDS encoding DUF2332 family protein: MTATGRSVVAAQARAIADAWSPPGAPESWWLTAATLTAIAEEDPLLDLASAIPPDRLPPLLLAAAVRFLASGSDLARHYPQPGGPQPPRDPAFGAELATFARERHAELAALCAGHRYQMNEVGRSADVLPVLALIGAADDRPLALVDLGTGAGLGLRLDRYHYTYRAADGSQRSTGDPAAAVRIECAVRSGAPPVPARIPTVVDRVGVDVEPLDLSDPHVLAWLAACVPPEAGAVTRFAAASALARAEPARSARGDLLDVLPDVIASLPAEALVCLVDTYVHVFLPPPTWNGSTA; this comes from the coding sequence ATGACGGCAACCGGACGGTCGGTGGTGGCGGCCCAGGCTCGGGCGATCGCGGACGCGTGGTCGCCACCCGGCGCCCCGGAGAGCTGGTGGCTCACGGCCGCCACGTTGACCGCGATCGCCGAGGAGGATCCACTGCTGGACCTGGCCAGCGCGATCCCGCCCGACCGGCTGCCGCCGCTGTTGCTCGCCGCTGCCGTGAGGTTCCTGGCGTCCGGCAGCGACCTGGCCCGGCACTACCCGCAGCCCGGTGGCCCGCAGCCGCCGCGGGATCCCGCGTTCGGGGCCGAGCTCGCCACCTTCGCCCGCGAGCGGCATGCCGAGCTCGCCGCGCTGTGCGCGGGGCACCGCTACCAGATGAACGAGGTGGGCCGCTCCGCCGACGTCCTCCCGGTGTTGGCGCTGATCGGCGCCGCGGACGACCGGCCGCTCGCCCTGGTGGACCTCGGCACCGGGGCGGGGCTCGGGCTGCGCCTGGACCGTTACCACTACACCTACCGGGCTGCCGACGGCTCACAGCGCAGCACCGGCGACCCCGCCGCGGCGGTGCGGATCGAGTGCGCCGTGCGCTCCGGCGCACCGCCGGTCCCGGCGAGGATCCCCACGGTGGTCGACCGCGTCGGTGTGGACGTCGAGCCGCTCGACCTGTCCGACCCGCACGTGCTGGCCTGGCTCGCGGCGTGCGTCCCGCCCGAGGCGGGCGCGGTCACCCGGTTCGCGGCGGCGTCGGCGCTCGCGCGCGCCGAGCCGGCCCGCTCGGCGCGGGGCGACCTACTCGACGTGCTGCCCGATGTGATCGCCTCGCTGCCGGCGGAAGCGCTGGTGTGCCTGGTGGACACCTACGTGCACGTCTTCCTGCCTCCCCCGACCTGGAACGGTTCGACGGCCTGA
- a CDS encoding antibiotic biosynthesis monooxygenase translates to MTTVSGPRSARRHDVADDGPVTVVFSWRAKPGKENEFAEWAKGVTSAAAHFPGNLGSTVIHEQGSRDFHIIVQFVDGEALQCWLNSRERTRWHEKTRDIAEARTAVQQRTGLETWFYVPAHAGETIKPPPRWKQWLVSLVAVYPLVLLFQAFVVPRVADWPIWAKAAMFPLVILTLMTYVVMPLVSRLLRRWLYPSS, encoded by the coding sequence ATGACGACGGTGAGCGGCCCGAGATCTGCACGTCGACACGACGTGGCCGATGACGGGCCGGTCACCGTGGTCTTCAGCTGGCGGGCCAAGCCCGGCAAGGAGAACGAGTTCGCCGAGTGGGCCAAGGGCGTCACCTCGGCGGCGGCCCACTTCCCCGGCAACCTGGGTTCGACGGTCATCCACGAGCAGGGCAGCCGCGACTTCCACATCATCGTGCAGTTCGTCGACGGGGAGGCGCTGCAGTGCTGGCTGAACTCCCGGGAGCGGACCCGCTGGCACGAGAAGACCCGTGACATCGCCGAGGCACGCACGGCCGTGCAGCAACGGACGGGGCTGGAGACCTGGTTCTACGTCCCCGCCCATGCCGGGGAGACGATCAAACCACCGCCTCGCTGGAAGCAGTGGCTGGTCTCGCTGGTCGCGGTCTACCCGCTCGTGCTGCTGTTCCAGGCGTTCGTCGTGCCCCGGGTCGCCGACTGGCCGATCTGGGCGAAGGCGGCGATGTTCCCGCTGGTCATCCTGACCTTGATGACCTACGTGGTGATGCCGCTCGTCAGCCGGTTGCTGCGGCGCTGGCTCTATCCGTCCTCCTGA
- a CDS encoding cation diffusion facilitator family transporter, with protein MISVAASAAFAVLALAWGLVTGSQLIVFDGLYSFASVGLSLLAVLALRTARKGPDQRYPWGREVWEPLTVVVKAAALGGLCVYALVGGVADLLGGGRDVEVGWALVYGAVATLGGAAVTVVLRRRRARGSDLVRAEAAEWAGDTLLSLGVLAGFGLAFVLDAAGRADLARYVDPAMVVVVSAAFLPVPARLVASGFREVLTMSPPPELSGRLQAVVRAVEDEHRFAESFVRASKVGGRLDVEIDFVVADTSAVQTVRGFDAVRASLQERLAELGQPVSMSVGFTADRAWAAR; from the coding sequence CTGATCTCGGTCGCGGCCTCGGCCGCCTTCGCGGTGCTCGCGCTGGCCTGGGGGCTCGTCACCGGATCGCAGCTGATCGTGTTCGACGGGTTGTACTCCTTCGCGAGCGTGGGCCTCTCGCTGCTCGCGGTGCTGGCTCTGCGCACCGCCCGGAAGGGGCCCGACCAGCGCTACCCGTGGGGTCGTGAGGTGTGGGAGCCGCTCACCGTCGTGGTCAAGGCGGCGGCGCTCGGCGGCTTGTGCGTCTACGCACTCGTCGGCGGGGTCGCGGACCTCCTGGGCGGCGGCCGGGACGTGGAGGTCGGCTGGGCGCTGGTCTACGGCGCGGTCGCCACGCTGGGCGGCGCCGCCGTGACGGTGGTGCTGCGCAGGCGGCGCGCGAGGGGCTCCGACCTGGTCCGGGCCGAGGCCGCGGAGTGGGCCGGGGACACCCTGCTGAGCCTGGGTGTGCTCGCCGGCTTCGGGCTCGCGTTCGTGCTCGACGCCGCGGGCCGGGCCGACCTGGCCCGCTACGTCGACCCGGCGATGGTCGTGGTGGTCTCGGCGGCATTCCTGCCGGTTCCGGCCCGGCTCGTGGCGAGCGGCTTCCGCGAGGTGCTGACGATGTCACCGCCTCCTGAGCTGTCCGGCCGGCTCCAGGCCGTCGTGCGTGCGGTGGAGGACGAGCACAGGTTCGCCGAGTCGTTCGTGCGGGCGTCGAAGGTGGGCGGCCGGCTGGACGTGGAGATCGACTTCGTGGTGGCCGACACCTCCGCCGTGCAGACGGTGCGCGGGTTCGACGCCGTCCGGGCGTCGCTGCAGGAGCGGCTGGCGGAGCTGGGGCAGCCGGTGTCGATGTCGGTCGGGTTCACGGCCGACCGAGCCTGGGCCGCGCGGTGA
- a CDS encoding helix-turn-helix domain-containing protein: protein MKSRGTPGGSAQPTTTPADERMALLVRTLWGYRELGCDLARAAAALGVHRSTMRYRLYRVRELTGHHPEDPGSEETLHAIAGLHP, encoded by the coding sequence ATGAAGTCCCGTGGCACACCCGGCGGGTCGGCGCAGCCCACGACCACCCCGGCGGACGAGCGCATGGCGCTGCTGGTGCGCACCCTGTGGGGGTATCGCGAACTCGGGTGCGACCTGGCCCGGGCCGCGGCCGCCCTCGGTGTCCACCGCAGCACGATGCGGTATCGCCTCTACCGCGTCCGCGAACTCACCGGGCACCACCCGGAAGACCCCGGATCCGAAGAGACACTGCACGCCATCGCGGGCCTGCACCCGTAG
- a CDS encoding LuxR C-terminal-related transcriptional regulator, with amino-acid sequence MAEPASARLQVAVEVAGIAATPAAIEERAAALLESLRRVLPFQAGWIALLDPERRRLVPLVSPGYDDTARAYLTSPAGVAEIELLGLDRARPPMRLCDFPVPPGEVRGWAEYLRPAGFREGLGVGLFAPDGRHLGQLTLNTESAAHPTDAARDLIGVLAPLIAQAVDPLRSVATAAQLVHGALAGIVLTRAGHPLPLPGLGAHPLLREDSALLAVAAHLADGRAHTVFLCPQAGPDAAVGYLRVTVLACASQPPHHLVAAVLVALPGDLHGLTRRELEVLGLLIEGWTNARIAAALVIAPRTVATHMENILAKLGAETRALAAVRALGQGLYVPRPLTGVQG; translated from the coding sequence GTGGCTGAGCCCGCTTCGGCCCGGCTGCAGGTGGCGGTCGAGGTGGCCGGGATCGCGGCCACGCCGGCCGCTATCGAGGAGCGGGCGGCCGCGCTGCTGGAGTCGCTGCGCCGGGTGCTGCCGTTCCAGGCCGGCTGGATCGCCCTGCTCGACCCGGAGCGCCGCCGGCTGGTACCCCTGGTGAGCCCGGGCTACGACGACACGGCGCGCGCCTACCTCACCAGCCCGGCGGGCGTCGCAGAGATCGAACTGCTCGGCCTGGACCGGGCGCGCCCGCCGATGCGCCTGTGCGATTTCCCCGTCCCGCCCGGCGAGGTGCGCGGCTGGGCGGAGTACCTGCGCCCGGCGGGGTTCCGGGAGGGCCTCGGGGTCGGCCTGTTCGCCCCGGACGGCCGTCACCTGGGGCAGCTGACCCTGAACACGGAGAGCGCGGCGCATCCCACCGACGCCGCCCGGGACCTGATCGGCGTGCTCGCCCCGCTGATCGCACAGGCGGTCGACCCGCTGCGCTCGGTCGCGACCGCCGCGCAGCTCGTCCACGGCGCGCTGGCCGGGATCGTGCTGACCCGCGCCGGGCACCCGCTGCCGCTGCCCGGGCTGGGCGCCCACCCGCTGCTGCGCGAGGACTCCGCGCTGCTCGCGGTGGCCGCCCATCTGGCCGACGGACGCGCGCACACGGTGTTCCTGTGCCCGCAGGCCGGGCCCGACGCGGCCGTCGGGTACCTCCGGGTGACCGTGCTGGCCTGCGCGTCGCAGCCCCCGCACCACCTCGTGGCGGCGGTGCTGGTGGCCCTGCCCGGGGACCTGCACGGTCTGACCCGCCGGGAGCTGGAGGTCCTGGGGCTGCTCATCGAGGGCTGGACCAACGCGCGCATCGCCGCGGCGCTGGTCATCGCGCCGCGGACGGTCGCCACCCACATGGAGAACATCCTGGCCAAGCTCGGCGCCGAGACCAGGGCCCTGGCCGCGGTCCGGGCCCTGGGCCAGGGCCTGTACGTGCCGCGGCCCCTGACCGGCGTGCAGGGGTGA